One Glycine max cultivar Williams 82 chromosome 3, Glycine_max_v4.0, whole genome shotgun sequence DNA window includes the following coding sequences:
- the LOC100802731 gene encoding UPF0481 protein At3g47200: MEPATNNNPSPSAHASLHETKYIERVKHALIDFGVPEELRLSDRSIYKVPCYLRKVKEDAYTPQCISIGPIHFKKEELKPMQEHKLRYYQFFGRRVGVSDEQMEAYKHYLETEEKQIRQCYAEKFLDITKDTFVDMMLLDAVFIMELMLRNCEFKSHKAKHEQNHKRTESFRIKNNNDLIMTHSWLSRNIAGDLILIENQIPFFVLQKLYDDVVPRESKKDEHTAGFVKLATEYFAFYDTQMSSSGETKKHCSCYILHCLKEPCKSKGKDRSEISKRPLGSNSEENPEGPKHFTDLIRWQFYLPTECEAGHAHQVLRTATKLQGSGISFEKGDVNKRLLEIAFKKTPILSSFLCFGCFPLSKLFKARLRIPQLKVDHTTERVFKNLVAFEQFHYPDKPYFCNYVSFIDSLIHTQLDVELLVEKEVIVHELGSDKEVATLVNGLCKHVVTNSTCYHHIINKLNDHYMNDWNHTIAALRLVYFRDLWRASGTVVGIAVLVFAVFQFLRVCRYLF, encoded by the coding sequence ATGGAACCTGCTACTAATAACAATCCTTCTCCTTCTGCTCATGCTTCATTACATGAAACCAAATATATTGAGAGGGTGAAACATGCCCTGATCGACTTTGGAGTCCCAGAAGAGCTAAGGTTGTCTGATCGTAGCATCTACAAGGTTCCTTGCTATCTCCGAAAGGTGAAGGAAGATGCCTACACTCCTCAGTGCATCTCAATAGGTCCAATTCACTTCAAAAAAGAAGAACTCAAGCCAATGCAAGAGCATAAGCTAAGATACTACCAATTCTTCGGGAGACGTGTTGGTGTCTCAGACGAACAAATGGAGGCATACAAACACTACCTTGAGACCGAAGAAAAGCAGATTCGACAATGCTATGCAGAGAAATTCCTTGACATAACCAAAGATACATTCGTGGACATGATGCTGCTGGACGCCGTATTCATCATGGAACTTATGTTGAGAAACTGCGAGTTCAAATCACACAAAGCCAAGCATGAGCAAAACCACAAGCGAACCGAATCCTTtagaattaaaaacaacaatgaTCTGATCATGACACACTCATGGCTTAGCAGGAACATCGCTGGGGACTTGATCCTTATAGAGAACCAAATACCCTTTTTTGTGCTGCAGAAACTCTATGATGATGTTGTCCCTCGTGAAAGCAAGAAGGATGAACACACTGCGGGGTTTGTTAAGCTTGCTACTGAGTACTTTGCTTTCTATGACACCCAAATGTCTTCTTctggtgaaaccaagaaacactGTTCCTGTTACATACTCCACTGTCTGAAGGAACCTTGTAAGTCAAAAGGAAAAGATAGGAGTGAGATTTCGAAACGTCCTCTAGGAAGCAATTCTGAAGAGAATCCAGAAGGACCAAAACATTTCACTGATCTGATAAGGTGGCAATTTTACCTTCCCACCGAGTGTGAAGCCGGTCATGCTCATCAGGTTCTAAGAACTGCAACAAAGTTACAAGGCTCAGGGATAAGCTTTGAGAAAGGTGATGTGAACAAGCGGTTACTGGAAATAGCCTTCAAGAAGACCCCAATTCTGAGTTCATTTCTTTGCTTTGGTTGCTTTCCATTGTCGAAGCTCTTCAAAGCGCGTTTGAGGATTCCCCAATTGAAGGTAGACCACACAACTGAACGTGTGTTCAAGAACCTCGTTGCTTTTGAGCAGTTTCACTATCCAGACAAGCCTTACTTTTGCAACTATGTTTCTTTCATTGACTCTCTGATACACACTCAGCTTGATGTGGAGTTGCTGGTTGAGAAGGAAGTGATTGTGCATGAACTTGGGAGTGATAAGGAAGTGGCAACTCTTGTTAATGGTTTATGCAAACATGTTGTCACAAACTCAACTTGTTACCATCACATTATAAATAAGCTCAACGACCATTACATGAACGATTGGAACCACACTATTGCGGCTTTAAGGTTGGTGTACTTCAGAGATCTTTGGAGGGCAAGTGGCACTGTGGTGGGTATTGCTGTGCTGGTTTTTGCTGTCTTCCAATTCCTCCGTGTTTGTCGTTATCTCTTCTAG